The window CGGGTGAGGGGAAGCAGCCGCTGGTCGAACCCGGGCGGGGGTGGCTGGAGACGATGCCCGATCCTGAGGTTCTGCCGGAATGGTTCACCGAGGCCGACCTGGACGTCCTCATCGACAGCTTCTCCAAGGGCTTCACCGGCGCGCTCAACTGGTATCGCAACATCGACCGGAACTGGGAGCTGACGGCCGCTTGGCATGGGGCGGTCGTGAGCGTGCCCGCGCTGTATGTGTACGGGGACAGGGATCCGGTGCCTGCGTTCCCGAACACACCTGAACTCATCGCAGCACTCCCGGGCTTGATGCCCAATCTCAGGCGCGAGCCGGTCAAGCTCGAGGGGTGCGGGCACTGGACGCAGCAGGAGCGGCCAGCGGAGGTGAATGCGGCGCTCGTGGACTTCCTCACCGAACTCCGAGGTTGAGCACAGCTGCAGCGATCCACTCCGGGCAACGCTTCTCACCTACCGCATTTCCCTCGCCCCGATCAGCGTGGCCTTCTCGCACGACAGGCCGCGCACGGCGGGGCCGACGACGCGTCAGACGCTGAGGTCCAGTACACGGCCGCCTTTCGGGCCCTCACTCGAGCTGCGGTCCGAGGCTTCAACAGGATGCCCCGGAGCCATACTTGACCATACGGGGACCATCCCGTGGCAACGTGACAGGCGAGAGGCAGTCATCCGGTGAACAGCGGCAAACAGGGTGTGAAAAAGGTCGAGGTACGGCTCAAGTGGGACCCGAGTCCCTGGAATCAGCCACCGCACCACCTTGATATCATCGCCGCGACCTACGCGGCGGACGCCCCTTACGGGGAACCGGTGTACACCGTCCATTTCGACAGCCGCTCACCGGACGGCACCATCAACATGAACCGGCACAGCCAGACCGGTCAGGGCTTCGGCTATGTCGAAGTAATGACCCTGGAGCTTGATCGTCTCGCTCGCTCGTTCGTACGGGTGGTCGTGGGCGTGGTGATCCACCAGAACAGGGGCCGCAAGACATTCAGCGACCTGACCAACGCCGGTGTGCTGGTTGTCGAGGGGTACGAGGAACTGCTGCAGGACGACTTCGCGCGGGTCTTCGCATCCACTGCCACAACGGTCGCGGAGTTCACCCGGGACGCCTCCGCGGCATGGGACTATCACGAGATGATCCGAGGATTCGACAGCGACCCCGTCGTCTTCACCGCGGAGATGGGCAGCGCCCCGTAGCTGGACAGCCTCCCTGCCCGGACCGGCACTCCGCCGCATCGACGTTCGAGACCGACCCCACCCTGGACGCCCTGAAACTGCGCCCGTTGCAGGCGACGAGTCGACTGCAACGGGCCGGTTCGGTGGGAGAGCGGAACCTTCACGTTGCGAATCGTGCCTGATGATCTCGGTCGGGTGAATAGAGCGTCTGGAGAGAACCACGCCGCGCACGAGCACGTGGCGGCAGACGTGGACTCCGCTCAAGGAACCCATCTGCTCGACCCCGGCCTATGGTCACTCTCCAGTCTCGTGGTCGCCCGCTGGGCGGCGAGGAAGCACTCCGCTGGGGGCGCTTTTGCCAGTCCCCCAGACAAGCAGCGCGAAGCCCAGAGCGAAGCCGAGCATCGTCCATACGCCGCGTGGCCAGAAGATGTGGCTGTCGACGAAGGACCAGCCGGCTGCGAGAAGCACTGCCGTGCCGGGAAGTATGCGGGCGCCGTACTTCGGGAACAGCGCGACCGCGGCGGCCGCGATGGCGCCGATGAGGGCGTACGCACCGGCCTGCCCCAGCGCTTCACCCGTGTCGTAGAGCGGGCGCTTGACCGGCCCAAGGCTCGCTGTCCCGCCGGAGTGCTCGACCGCGGTTCCGGCCGAGATACCGGCGACCGCGTCGAGGCCGGTGTAGAAGACCGCGTAGACGAAGGAACCCACCCACGCCACCACGGTGGCAAAGCCAGACAGACCGACTCGGGGCCGATGCCACAACGGCACCAAGAGGCCGACCGTGAGCAGTGGAAACAACGGCAACAGTGCGATGTGCAGTTGTGTCCAGTCTGAGGCCGTCGACCTGGACAGCCCATGCGGATGCGCGATGCCCGCTGCGGCCAAAACCAGCGGGGCGGCGGTCACAATGGCCATGCTTCGGATGGTCAACATGCCCATGAGCGTAGGGGCCTGAGGTCATCAGACCCGGTCGCGTAAGGAGTCCGTAAGACATTTGCCGTTCTCAGGCCGAGTGACTCGGTGATGCGAGGGGCCAGGACTTGCCGGGCGCCTGAGTGCTCGTGCCGCGCCAAGGAGGGCCGGGAGCCGCGTGTTTCGTTGCCTGCCGCAGACAGGAAGCTCTGTCGCTCCGCCGCCGGGACTGTCTTACGAGAGTCTGACACGGCCACCGTTTCGTATCGCAACACTGCTCCCGCGGCCCACTCTGATGCCGTCCGCAGCCGTGGACCGCACCGCGCCGACGCAGAGGAACGACACGTGAACATGCACAGCAGCCACAGGGGTCACCGCCGCTTGGACCAGCCCGTTGGTGTACGGAGCGGTCACCGGGTGAAGTCCCGGACACGGCGCATCGTGATCGGCGGCGGGGCCCTGGCCATTGCCGGAGCGGCCACCGTGGCCGTCTCCCTGGCCTCGGCGAGCCAGTACTCCGGGAGCTCCGCCGGGGCCGACCACGCCGTATTCGTCCAGGGCAACGAGCTGGACGGCAACACCATCCATGTGTTCGCACGAGGCGACGACGGCAAGCTGAGCCCTTCGGGGACCTACGCGACCGGCGGCCAGGGCGGCGACCAGGTCGACGCGCCCACCGACTCCCTGGCGTCTCAGGGCTCACTCGTCTACGACGACGCTTCAGGCATGCTGCTGGCCGTCAACGCGGGCAGCGGCACGGTGACGTCCTTCCGCGTCGACGGGCAGCAGCTGAAGGACCGGCGCGTCGTGGACTCCGGCGGCCAGTTCCCGGCCGGCTTCGCGGTACACGGCAAGGTCGCGTATGTCATGAACGCGGGTGGCGAGGGCAGCATCCAAGGCTTCAAGATCACTGGCGGGGGGCTCAAGCCACTGCCGGGGTCCCACCGTTCGCTGGGCCTGGACAACGAGGACATCCCGCGCTTCGACACCTCACCCGGTGAGGTCGAATTCGCCCCGGACGGACGCACGCTGATGGTCACCACCAAGGGCAGCAACACTGTCGAGGTCTTCCCGATGAAGCGCAACGGCCTGCCGGCCGTCGCCGAACCTGTCGTCAACAAGTCGGCGGGCGGCGTCCCGTTCGCGATCAGCTTCGACAGGACCGGGAAGCGGATGCTGGTCGCAGAGGCCGAGAAGTCCACCGTCACCACGTACAAGGTGAGGCGCGACGGTCGGCTGAAGGTTCTTCAGAAGCCGCTGGCCAACGGCCAGGAGACGCTGTGCTGGCTGGAGCGCGCGGGCAACTACTTCTACGGCGGCAACACCGGCAACTCCACCGTCACCGGATATCGCATGGACAAGCACGGCAAGCTGGCTCTGACCAACGAGGTGGGCATCGCCGCCCCGCCCTCCGCCAACTCGCAAGGCGTCATCGACCTCGCCGTGACGGAGGACGAGAAGTTCGTCTACGTCCAGAACGCCGTCTCCGGCACCGTCGACGGCTTCCGCGTCGAGACCAACGGCGCCCTCACCAAGGTGACCACGGCCAAGGGCCTGCCCGCCTTCGACGAGTCCGGCATGGAAGGCATCGCCGCCGTCTGACACGGACCGACCTGTCACGGAACGTCCAGTCATCGCAGGGTTCCGGAGGAACCCCCACCGGGCGCGGTGTCCGCCAAATCACCGACGGCCTGCAACTGCCAGAACGCCGGCTGCTGAAGCAGGAGTGGTCGGCTGAGAGCGAGCCGACGCAGGTCTGGCTGTCCAGTCCGCCTTCCAGGACGCCACTGGCCACGCGTCCTGGCGGGAAGACTCCCGGCCGGGCAGCGGCCGAATCGGCTTCCAGCGCAGGGGCGCCCCGGTGGTGTCGCCACCGGTGGGTTTCGCCGAGCTGCCCCGCGAACCCGGCGTGCCCGTCGCTGCCTGCTCGCCCGACCCCGACCGTGAGGCGAAACTGGACCGGACCGAGGAGGTCCTGGACCGCGGCCAACCCGATCGAGGCCCACTTCGGACCGCTCAGGCAGTTCACCATCGCCAACTCCCACCACGCCAACCACACCGTGCAGACCCGGGGCCTGCACGCCTGCCCGCACTGGCGTAACGCCAGTGCCCGGAACGCGCCCGCGTCCGAAGCGAGAAGGGCATCCGCCGGGGCGGACGCCCCCTCAAAACCGCAGGCTGAACAAACCCGGCGAACTACGCGGTCGCAGCGCAAGTTGGGCCGATCGGCTATGCGGGCACACGCGCAAAGTGTCCCAGCAGGCTGTGGGTCAGGTAATGGGAGGAAGGCCCCACGCGTTCTGGAGAGCTGTCTGCACGTTCTTTCCGAGCACCGCGTGCGCCGTCCTGCCTGGCAGGGTGGGCAGCTCCGCCCAGTGAGTCACGGTTTCGGCACTGGTATGACCGTAGGGCGAATGGACGATTCCGTCGGAGTCGACGAAGCAGTCTCTGTGTTCTGCCCCGTCCTCGCTCCAGTGCCGAGTCGTGAAGTACATCGGCCGTACCAGCCAGAATTCCTCACCCAACGCCGCATCGGCCTCAGCGATGCTGTCGGCCGGGTACCGGCCTGTGGTCGCTGCTGCCACCGGTGTACCGCTCCGAGGCAGTCTGTCGCGTGCGTCCACCCACGTCACCGTGGTGTTCAGATTCCTCATCTCCACCCTCGCTCAGGTACTCGGCAAGGCGTCTTCTGCCCATATGCCGACCCGTCGGCAAGGGCACTGCCCCGGCCCGGGCACCCAGCGAGACCGTTTAGCGTTCGCGAAGGTTGCTTGAGACGGAACGAGCACAGCACCGAACGATCCGCGACTACCTCCCCCCACCCTCCAGGGCCCGCCAGCGGTCCACGGTCGACCTGTCCACGCCGAGGCCCATGGCAGCCGGCTGGTTCGTCCCGCCTTCGGCCGGCCAATCCAGCCGGCGTCCTCAAGCCCAGCCCTCCGCTCCGCCGCGAAAGCCCGACGCCACTCGCCGACCGCCTCGGCCTGGACACCCACGAGCCGGGCGACACCCGCGTTTGACATGCCGCCGGCACACGCCAGGATGATGCGGACCTTCTCAGCCGAGCGCCGGTGCGGCACCTTTGTCCGGCGCACCCGTCGAGCACAGGCGCCCACCCCAACCACAGCGTCATGTCACAGCCGGCCCTCTCGAGCCGCGAGCCCCGCCGCATGAGCCGGTCGTCCTCGCCCTGCACGGCCGACAGGGCCTTCTGCCCATGCCTGTCCCATAGTTGAGCCGCCGGTGATCCGCTGGGCCCCGCAGCTCCAGTGGCTTGATCACATCACTCGCCCGCTGTCGGCATCTCCCCACAGTCAACCCCCAGACGCCCCTCCCTCGTCCTAAGTGACGCGAGAGACGCCTGGAACCGACGGGACGCCTGCGCACAGGGTTTTGAGGAGAGAACCATTGATCCATGCCCGGCGAATATGTGTGACCGCCGTGGCGGTGCTGGCGGCCTTGGCGGGCTCGCCCGGACTGGCCCAGGCTGAACAGCCCCACGAAGTAGGACCGTTGAGCGCGACGGACGAGAACTCGCTTCCCCCGGGGTGGCGGATCGACGGGAAGGGCGGGGCGCCGGAGCTGGTCTGGCGTGCACCCAAGACCGTGCCCATGGGGGATGCGCGGGTCGAATTCCGTGCAGGGGACCGGCTGCTCGGGGTGCCGAAGGCGGGGAAGGACGGGCGGACCTTCCGTCTCGACCTCGGGGAGACGCGGCCCAAGCAGCTGACGGGTCTTCAAGTGACGGCCGCGGGGCGTCGGCTGGACGTGATGGCCGATGACACGCACGAGTCCGGCACGCGTGGGGTACGGCTGCCCGCGCAGGCGCCGGCGAACGGAGTGGATCCGGGCAGACCCGGCTCGTACCGCACGGTCACCGGGGAGTACGACCTCGACCCGGTCCGCCTGCCCGGGTTCGACGCCCCGGTGGAAATGACCGCCGAGGTGGTGGCTCCGAAGGGTGCCACCGGCAGCCGGCCGCTCGCGCTGTTCCTGCACGGCCGCCACCACCCCTGCTACAAGCCGGGCTCCGAGAACGACGTGACCGGCGACTGGCCCTGCGCGGACGGCTACAAGCCGATCCCGAGCCACAAGGGCTATCTGCGCGACCAGCAACTGCTGGCCTCCCAGGGCTATGTGACGGTGTCGATCTCGGCGAACGGCATCAACGCCCAGGACCAGGAGGCCGAGGACGCCGGCGCACAGGCGCGTTCCTCGCTGGTACGGCAGCACCTCGCACGCTGGGCCGACTGGACCACCCATCGTTCCTCCGCCCCGGCCGTCGTCCGCGAGGCGGCGAAGGCGGACCTCTCCCAGGTCCTGCTCGTCGGCCACTCGCGCGGTGGTGAGGGCGTCAACCGGGCCGCCATGGACAGCCTCTACGCACCGCCGGCCGCCGAGGACGGCTACCGGGGCCCGGTGCGCTGGAAGGTGCGCGGGACTGTGCTCATCGGACCGACGGCTTATGGCCGGAATCCCGTCGCCGACGTGCCGTCCGTGACGCTGCTGCCGGGCTGCGACGGCGACGTCTCCGACCTGCAGGGCGAGGACTTCGTCGACGGGACGCGCGGGATCAGCCGGGGCACGGCACTGCACAGCGCGGTCTACATGGTCGGCGCCAACCACAACTACTTCAACAGCGAGTGGACCCCGGGTGAGGCCGTCGCACCGGCCAGGGACGACTTCTGGACCGACCCGGAGCAGCCGGACCCGGTGTGCAAGCCGGGTGCCGCGACCCGGCTGACCGCCGCCCAGCAGCACAAGGCGGGCGCCACGTACATCGCCGCCGCGGCCCGGCTCTTCCTCGCCGGGGACGACCGGGTGCGTCCGCTGCTCGACGGTTCCGGCAAGCGGGCCCCGTCCGCGGACCCGGCCCGGGTGCTCACCCACGCGGTCGGCGGCCACCGCCGCGGTGGTTTCCTGCCGGACGGCGGGGCGAAGGTGACGGGCGCCCGGCTGTGTTCGGCGATCGACCCGGACCCGGCCGTGGCCTGTCTGGATCCGGAGACATCTGGATCGTCACCGCACTTCGCGGAGTGGGAAACGGGCCGGGAGGCCGGCCGCAGCGCGGTGGACCTGAAGTGGTCTGCCCCAGGCGCGGCCGCGCGCATCACTCCGCCCGAGCCGCTCTCCCTCCGCGGCTCCCCGAAGCTCGCGCTGCGGGTCTTCGTACCGCCGAACACGACCGGCACGAAGCTCGACGTGGCCGTCACCGACTCCTCCAACCGCCGGGTGACGCTGGGCTCGGTCCAGGTGGACGGCCTCCCGGGCTCCGCGAACACCGCCTCCTACTGGGCCCAGGAGCTTCGCGTCCCACTGTCGGCCGCGACGCGGGCGGGGCTCGATCTCAAGCATGTCAAGTCCCTTGAGCTGACACCCCGTTCGCAGTCCGGGCGGGCCTGGCTGATGGACGCCTGGGGCTGGGCGCCCGGCACGTCCGCGGTGGAGGCGGCCGCACTACCGCGTGTCGACGTGGGGCGCACGATCGTCAAGGAGGGCGATTCGGGCACCCGCACCTACCGGATCCCGGTCGAGACCTCCGGGCACGGCAGCGGGCAGGTCCGCGTGTACGTCCTCGACCCGGACAGCGGCCGCGCCGAGGACCGCCTCGTGACCGTACAGCCCGGCAGCGACGCGATCGACGTTCCGGTCGAGGTGAAGGGCGACACGTCCTACGGCGACGACGTGGAGCACGACATTGCCGTCAAGGCCGTCCACAACGCCGTCATCGGCAAGTACCGGGGCGGGCTCACCGTCCAGAACGACGACCCTGAACCGGTGGTCACCCTGTCGCCGGTCGCGGACCGCGTGACCGAGGGCGAAACGCTGACCTGGCGGCTGTCCCTGGACGCGCCCACAACGGTGGACCTCTATGAGCCGGTCCGGGTCCTTCCGGTCACCGAGGGCGCCGAGCTGTCCACCAAGGACGTGGATGCGCAGTGGCTGGAGGAGTCGTCCGGTGACGTGCCCGACCCCGAGCGGCCGCTGTCCGACGCGCACCTGTGGGTGTGGGTGAACATCCCGCCAGGGAGCACCAGCGTGGACTTCGTCGTGCCGACCGTGCGGGATCAGGTGGCCGAGCCGGCCGAGTCGATGCGCCTCGCACTGACCGACCGCAACGCCAAGCCGCTGCCCGACAGGCCGGTGCTGACGGGAACGGTGCTCGAGACGCCGTAAGCACCCACCAGTGCGGGGTCCGCTCTGTCCGGGCCCCGCACTGCACAAGGCCACGCGGATCGCGGCCGTACCGCCCAGCCCTCGGCGCGGCCCGCTGCCGAAGAGCGCGAGCCCGCCGAGGACTCGGCATGTGCCGGCCAGGAGCTGCCGGTAGCGGGCGGTGGTCGCCACGTCGATCGGTTCACCCACACGTCCAACGGCGGGGCAAGTCGACAGACCCTTTCCTGTCCCGTCTCCGGCGGTGTGACCAGGAGAAGGCATGGGAAG of the Streptomyces aurantiacus genome contains:
- a CDS encoding lactonase family protein yields the protein MKSRTRRIVIGGGALAIAGAATVAVSLASASQYSGSSAGADHAVFVQGNELDGNTIHVFARGDDGKLSPSGTYATGGQGGDQVDAPTDSLASQGSLVYDDASGMLLAVNAGSGTVTSFRVDGQQLKDRRVVDSGGQFPAGFAVHGKVAYVMNAGGEGSIQGFKITGGGLKPLPGSHRSLGLDNEDIPRFDTSPGEVEFAPDGRTLMVTTKGSNTVEVFPMKRNGLPAVAEPVVNKSAGGVPFAISFDRTGKRMLVAEAEKSTVTTYKVRRDGRLKVLQKPLANGQETLCWLERAGNYFYGGNTGNSTVTGYRMDKHGKLALTNEVGIAAPPSANSQGVIDLAVTEDEKFVYVQNAVSGTVDGFRVETNGALTKVTTAKGLPAFDESGMEGIAAV
- a CDS encoding TerD family protein is translated as MNSGKQGVKKVEVRLKWDPSPWNQPPHHLDIIAATYAADAPYGEPVYTVHFDSRSPDGTINMNRHSQTGQGFGYVEVMTLELDRLARSFVRVVVGVVIHQNRGRKTFSDLTNAGVLVVEGYEELLQDDFARVFASTATTVAEFTRDASAAWDYHEMIRGFDSDPVVFTAEMGSAP
- a CDS encoding AQJ64_40280 family protein, with product MRNLNTTVTWVDARDRLPRSGTPVAAATTGRYPADSIAEADAALGEEFWLVRPMYFTTRHWSEDGAEHRDCFVDSDGIVHSPYGHTSAETVTHWAELPTLPGRTAHAVLGKNVQTALQNAWGLPPIT